The genomic window ccggacgcgtccgctcctcctccccctttcctcGGCCATGTGCCCTCTGGCGAGGTTCTGGCGATGTTCGAGGTAGGGGGCTCTTGGCTGCTCCATTGGCGGGTGCTACAAGTCAGGACAAAGCCAAGGCCTTTGGGCATTCTCGGAGTTGCTTGGAtgcagggcggcggccctggtggcggGAGACGCGGTGTTCGTGGGCGGAGCACGCGTCTTGGGTGCGGTCGGGCAGCCATGGTCATGCGGGTGGCATGGTTGGTGATGTTTGGCGTAGCATGGTGGTTTGGCGGAGGGTTAACACCAAAGTGCATAACTTGCCCGGTCTTCTCCGGCCGACGGTGGCAGCGGCCACGGGcgtcgtttccttcatgaaggcttCGTCGTGGTGTTCTCTTCTCTCCACGttgctccgggtgaaaacttgatccTCGAGGTCGGGCGGTGGCGACTATCGGTGTCGTgcccttcttgaaggcaccgccttggagtCCATGCTTCGTCACTGTCCCGCTTCACTTCTCGGTGGCTAGGTCTCGGGAGGTCCTCGTCGGCCCCAAGTAGTTTCCTTTTGGCTCATCCGTAGTGTGCTTGGTGGTTGATTGGGGAGTTATTTACTCAAAACCACCACATTATGGGCTAGGGTAACAGATCGATACCACATTTGAGGCAGGGCACACAAAACCACCAACAATGGGTCTAATCTGTAACACGGAGCACTGACGTTGCGTTTTAGCCCAGAAAACAACGAATCCGGCAGGTGGTTCCCGCCTGTCGGGTTGACGTGGTGCGTGTTGACGGACGCCGTTAGACGGCGAGAGACGGCCGTTTCGGCGCGCCCGTTTAAGTGGCCGCACCGGTCGGTGTTTGAACCAGACCAGCCTGTTCATCACTCTCACTGTCCACTCTCTCGACCCCGACCACCGCCGGCGCCGGCACTGTCGAGTCGCCGCCTTTCGCTGCTCCGCCATGGTTTCTTGGAGCGAGCTGTCCTCGAGCTCTTCTTCGGACGACGAGGAAGTCACTAGCCAGGTATGTGTGTTCGCCTCTCGCCTCCCCCACGGATTAGGGTTCATcccgctagggttagggttcatcaTTTGGGGATTTTTTTACCAGGTCGCTCATTTGTGCAATTTGTGTGCTGGTTAGCTTCCTAGGACAATCTCTTGCTATGAATGGAGTGGCATTGCTCACGATCTGTCGTCTCGTTGTCTGCATCAACAACCTTGCATCAGGCTTGTTGCATTTGAATCTGTGGACACAGGCAGACGTTTTCTTGCGTGTGCTGAGGAGAAGGTATGTTGGTTAGTACTGTAAGTGAGTACTCACTGTAAGTAGATTAGCTTAGTTAGTTTTTGATCCATTCACTTGTCAGTAATCCAATTTTGTGTATCAAAGATTTGTTCCTGGATAGTTGTTGCTTCAGTACTCCAATCTTGTGTTGCTTCAGTTGCTATAATAGTTGTTGCCCATAATCTATGCATATAATATATGCATATACAATCTTATAGATGAAAAAATTTATATATGATGTTATAATTGTTTCTGCCCAGAATTTGTGCATACAATTTTCACAATATATCAGTATATCTATTAATTAATGATGTAATATTTGATGCATAGAATATAATTCAGTGGATAGAAGTAAATTATAATTTCATATAGTATTATATAATTTGTGCACATTTCTTACAATTTCTTATTGAGAATATATTTATTTAATTGTAGGCAGAACTAAAGTGCAACTATCTGGAGTGGATAGACCAAGAGTGTCAGTGGCTATGCAGTTCTCCCTCACTGAATTGTGGAGCATGTATGACAAAGATATGAAGGACAGGCACAAAGAAAATGTTGAGCTTGCTGAAAGAAATTTAAAAATAGTTGGagaaaagaggaagatggaggaagaTCTTAGGTTTTTCAAAATGGACTTTGCTAAAATGGTTGCTGACAAGGAGGATGCTATCACAGAGTTGGGCAATGTTAGGTTGGCTCTAAGTGATCTCAAAGaggagatggagaagaagaagcTGGCAGACCATGGTTGTACCAATCTTCATCAGGTACTTAGGGCAaaggcagagaaagagagggacCAGCTAGTTGTAGAGAGAGACCAAGTGAGAGGGACCAACTAAAACAAGAGAAGAAAAAACTGGAGTACATCATTGCAGATCTGCTCAAACAGAAACATGGGTACAAGGACAAGATCAAGAAGTTGAAGGAGATATGTGATGATTTTTAACTATGTATTGTGATGTGGTGTGTGGTTTAGGGTATCACTGCAGTTGATATGAATGTGCTCTTACGCACTTAATAAGCTGTAATGCTTTATGTATCTTTATGTCCAAGACTTGTGTTGTGTACTCTGAAGACTTGTGTTGTTTACTCCCAAGAACTAATGTCCAACTTATTATCATTGCATCTTTGGATCAATGCCCTACTTATTAATGTATTTTGTTTGTATCAACTAAAATGTTTGCGGTTGTTTTGCCATAATATTTGCAGAGAACATATATTCTAGAGTGGTCTGTTACCATTTACTTTGTGGTTGTTTTGCCATAATATTGGCATGATCTGTTTTGCACTGAAAATATTTGTGGTTGTTTTGGCATGATCTGTTTTGCACAGAAAATATTTTACACACATCATATATTGCACAAATCATAGAAAATATTTTGCACACAGAGAAAATATTTTGCACACATTACAGCAAATATTTTGCACACATCACAACAAATATTTTGCACATAGAGAAAATATATTGTAAAGAGAACATTTACTTTGCACAGAACAACTCCACAGAACATATATTTGCAGAGAATTTTTACAGCAGGAGATAAACAAGGATAACTTCACAGTGCCATACATAGGTTCATAATGCCATACAAAGGTTTAACAAACATAGGTTCTGAGTGCCATAGTGCCATAATGCCATACATAGGTTCATAATGTCATAATTAAAGTGATGTAATGCCTGATTTAGCACACATGCACTTGCATACAGACTTCAAATTTGAGCATTTAGTAGTTCCCACTGGCATAGAAGTACCCCTCCATCCTCTTGCTGATGTACTTTGTCCTCTTTGGTCTACTGCCTGCAGGCTGGCTAGTAGAAGCTTCTGCAGAACTTCTTGGAGGCTTGAACCTTTTTGCCCCCCCACCAGCAGCAGTGGAAGATCTTGCACCTCTCCCAGCAGTAGGAGAAGAAGTAGCACCCCTTCCAAGAGTAGAAGCAGACCTTGCTCCTCTTCCAGCAGCAGCAGATGAAGTAGCACCCCTTCCAGCAGCAGATGAAGCTGCACCATGGTGCCATTCAGGTATAGTCCTGTTTTCCTGTAATTAAAAAATTAAACAACTTTATAATAATCAGTCAATAGAAATGAACACTCAAGTAATTTCAAAATGAAAATACCATGTGCTTGTTCCTCCTGATTTGCAAATCAGGCCTTAATGGCTTAGGACAACTTGTGTACTTGTGTCCTTGCAGCTTGCAGTTCCCACATGTTATAGTAGCCATCCTAGAAGTCTGTTTTGCTTGAGGTGGCTCAAActtcccttttttccttttctcttctgCTGGCCCCTTCTTGTCATCTTTGAACTGTGGTGGTTCAATGTCAGGTGTTGGAGTTTTCACCCAGCTATCTGGACCAGGAACAGTGTAAATTACTGGCTTATATGCCTCCAAGTACATAGATTTCTTGAAGAACACATTGATATGATCCTCTGGCAGCTGTTTAGACCTATAGATGGCAGAACAAGCATGGTTGCAAGGAACTCCAGTGATGTCCCATTTCTTGCACCCACATATCTGTATGTTTGTGTCAACACCATAGGTCTTGTCTCCACTAGTGACTTGGAAAAGTCCTTGGCCAGCTATCAGTGCTTTGCAATCCCTTGCATACTTCTTGTTCATCTCCAACTTCTCTGCATAGGTTGGTGCAATCTCCCATCTAGCACATTTTCCACCCTCTCTCTTCTGGTGGAACCTCACTAGGAACTTGTCCTTGATCCCATTGATCATTGTGACAATTGGCTTGTTCCTTACATCTAGAATGTACTTATTAAAAACTTCACTTAAGTTATTCACCACCAAATCAGTTTTGCAATTAGTGTCCATTGCATGCCTAGACCAAGCTTTAGCAGGaattcttgacatccactcccaaGTAGCAGTGCACTCAGCCTTCATGCTTTCCATGGCCAAATTGAAGTCATGTTCAGTGTAAGCATAGGCAGCTGCATCCATGCATCTCTTCAAATCCTCTCCTCCAAATCCTGCTCTCTGGAAGTTTGCATAGATGTGCCTCAAACAGTACCTATGATGGCAGTTTGGGAATACTGCTGTCACTGCATTGAGTAGACCCTGCATGAAAGTGAATTGAAATAATTTTaaataattttatatgattttaaaTGATTTTATATGAGTTAATATGATTCTatatgattttatatgattttatatGAGTTAatatgattttatatgattttaaaTGATTTTATATGAGTTTATATGAGTTTatatgattttatatgattttaaatgattttatatgattttatatGAGTTAATATGATTTTATATGAGTTAATATGATTTTATATGACTTTGATGATCAACTAGGATAGATTGGTCACCCTAGGCTATCTATACCTAAGTGTCGACAAGAAGGGTTACGACTCGACACCTACCAACTAGTCATGATGGCATCACTTTGATGATGGATATGTTCTTTGATACCACATGGGTCACCCTAGGCTATCTATGCCTAAGTGTCGACAAGAAGGGTTACGACTCGACACCTACCAACTAGTCATGATGGCATCACTTTGATGATGGATATGTTCTTTGATACCACATGGGTCACCCTAGGCTATCTATGCCTAAGTGTCAACAATAAGGGTTACGACTCGACACCTACCAACTAGTCATGAACAAGTAAATGAACTAAATGAACATGTAAATGAACAAGTAAATGAACTAAATTAACAACTAAATGAACAAGCAAATGAACTAAATGAACAACTAAATAAACTAGCAAATGAACTAAATGAACAACTAAATAAACAAGCAAATGAAATAAATAAACAACTAAATAAACAAGCAAATGAACTAACCTTCTGTCTATCAGACATGAATGTGTACTTTCCAAACTTGCCCTCTTCACTTCCTCCTAGAGCATACTTTAGCTGTGTCAAGAACTAGGACCAGTTAACTGTATCTTCAACTCCAACCACTCCAAAGGCAATGGGGTACATATTGTTGTTTGCATCCCTTCCAGTAGCTGCTAGTATCTGTGCACCACTAGTCAATTTGATGAAGCAGCCATCTAGACCTATGAATGGCCTACATCCATTCAAGAAGCCCTCACAACATGCATTCAAACTGAAAAATAGACCATGGAACCTTGGTCCAGCAGTAGGATTTTCTCTAGTTTTGCCACTAACAGTAGTGACAATGCACCTAGATCCAGGATTTATAAGCTTCACAGTCTCCAAATAGTCTCTCAACCTCTTATATTGCTTCTTGTGATCACCAAGCACAATCTCTTTTGCTTTCTTCTTAGCCCTCCATGCCATCATCCTAGGAATCTCAAGCCCAAATTGCCTCTTTGCCTTGTCAACAATAGCAGGTACAGTAGTGTTGGGATCTGATCTGATGGTCTCAAGCATTTTGTTGCCAAGCCACCTTGAACTAATCCTAGTTTTCTCAGACTGGGTGGGACATGTGTGCTCCAACCTCATCTTCTTAATGCAGAAAGTGGGCTCATTTGTTATCTGTGCTGCTACCATGTAGAACTGACAACCATCTCCCTCACAGCAAACAATTACCCTATCACTGCAGTTTCTGTGGTATTTATATCTTCTAAGTTGTTTCACATGCAAATTGACAAGGGCCTCTCTGAATTGGTAAACATCTTTGAAACAGAGCTTTAGCTGGAATTGCTGTTCTGGATGCATCCTGTCCTCATCATACCAGACCCTAGGTGGTCTTTTCTTAGCCCTACTCCTTCTGCCAGAGCTGATAACAAAGGACATTGGTTCATTTCCATCATCATCTGCTTCAAAGCCTGTATCTTCCTCTTCTGAAGATGGAAACCAATCAGGATTAATGCTTGGACCAGCACTAGAGTGGGACCTACTTGTAGGACCTGGCCTCTTTGCCTTCTTCTTAACAGGCTCAGGAACTGGATCTCTTGGgcctcctcatcatcttcttcctgcTCCATGTCATATATATCTTCAGGATCTGTGTCCCCCTCACAGTGTGTACTTGACATGTATTCAGCTCTCTTCCTCTTTATTTCAGAAAGAGTTTCATCTAGCTCAGGTTCCTTTGTCCTCCTATTTGCAATTTGTTCTTCTACATACTGCACTGAATctgagtcatcttcttcttctcctgcaTCTAAGTGGTCAACATCAACTACAAAATCTTCATCACTGCTTGAACCTTCCTCACTAACTGCATTGTCCTCCTCATCAGTGTCCATGCCTACAGGAATTGCTTCCTCACTAACTGCATTGTCCTCCTCATCTGAATCAAACTAAAAATCAGCATAATTGACACTTACTTTAGTGTTAAGCTGTGTCCCAAGATGGAACTGACAGTTAGGAGGAACTGATTTGAGTGGCAAAAAATTACACTTTCCTGTGTCCCAAGATGTAACTGACAGTTCGGAGGAACTGTATTTGTGCCGGAGGAACATCAAAAACAACAGGTGCTTCTTCTTCTATTTGCTGTGCATGTTGATATTCTCCAATTGATGGTTCAATAACTACCTTTCCCTTTCTAACTGTCAGTGACAATGTCTGGGTGCTCTCAAATTGTCTCAGCATGTGAACTACTTCAATGTTGCCTTTAATGACACAAACACCTTGCAGCCCTATATCTTCCTCTTTCAAGTAGCAAAGACTGTCATCCTTACAGTATCCATTGCTGACCATTACATTGACCAAACTACCATAAGTGATTTCTCTTTCAGGCATCTTAACAAGAGCATACTTCTTCCCAGGAAACTGGAAATAGATTGACCATAAATCTTCAGGCCTAAAATAGACATACAAATGAATATTAACAAGTCAATTGTATTAACATAACTGACCATTATATCTGACAATTATAATGAACTATTTTAAATTATAGTAACATGGAAAATCAGTACTAACATTACTATCAGTGTAAGCAaaattttaaattatagtaaaCATGACAATGCAGTGCAAGCAATTCGGGCCTAAAATAGACATATATTATTAAGACAATATCTTCAAGCCTAATATAGCTCAGACTGGTTACAATGCAGTGTAAAGCATTACAATGCAGTGTAGCAATACCATAAATTACAAAATTACAATGTAGTGTAGTAATACCATAAATGAACACTACAGTGTGATTTTCTCCAAAAATTCAGAACCATACAGTACTACTAAGATAACTGAACCCTAACTAAAGATGTGATATTCGACAAATATTCAGGAATACAATCACTTCTAAATGACTAACAAAtcaatgtataaaacagatcctgcaGTAAGGAGGAAAGATTGAAAGAACAGATTTTGAAAGATTCAGATTACCTAGTTGAAGATGgggcgaacgggagcacatccgcgGGACCAATCTGCGAAGCTGCTTCCTCGGTACCATGCTCCGGCGACAGGCCCGCCGCCGCGGCAGACTCTGGATCTAGGTCGCAGCCGCCATCGGTGTGGGGGCCGATGACCCCGCATTGCGAGCGCAACAGCTTCTGCCCTGAAGTAGTACCACCACCCTCGCCGCTGAGTGCGGCATCGCCGCTTCCGTCGACTCCGTGTGCGCCGTCGCCGCCGGAGCTGGTCGCCATCGGAGCGGAGCGGGGAAGGACTGAATCGAGCGGGGAAGGGAACGGCTTGACCTAGTAGACGGGCACGCCGAAACGGCCGTCCCTCGCCGTCTAACGGCGTCCGTCAACACGCGCCACGTCAGCCCGAcaggcgggacccacctgtcagatTCGCTGTTTTCTGGGCTAAAACGCAGCGTCAGTGCTCCCGTTACAAATTAAACCCATTGTTGGTGGTTTTGTTTGCCCTGCCTCAAATGTGGTACCGATCTGTTACCCTAGCCCATAACGTGGTGGTTTTGGATAAATAACTCTCGATTGGGTAGTGTTGCGGTGCATCGGCACCCTTGTATCTTGCCTTGGATGTGTGTGTTGTGTGGGGTGATGGCGTGTTGTATCTGGATTTGTTTCCCTGATCgtggctttatatataaagcggggcgaaagcctttttcggtaaagggGATACTTTAAAATGTGAGTGACTTTACAAGATTCTTTCGCTTGATAGTACTTATTCTAACTTTTCAAACTAACTTTTCATTTTTCACGTGTTCCAAGAAGATGAGAAGCTACACTTGGGCTACAAAGTTACCTGATACAACTCTATTTCTAATATGCAAACAAGTAATTTCATAATTTCATTGAACCGGTATGTCTTGCACACTTCATTTCTTAATGCAACACAACATGTGATATGTGATACCGTATTTCTATTTATTATGTTGTTTTCGGGTGCTATAACTTTGTGGTAAGATAATTTAAAATTGGACTTTACACTTCACATATTCATATTAGTAGTACCAATTCTCACAACCAATGACCAAATTTTCTGGCTCCGCACCTGGCTCCCCCGATGGAGGAGAGGACGCCCGCCCGCACTACACGACGGCTAACCGCCGCTTGACCCGTACGAGAGTCAAGCACGCGCTTCGCTTGCACATGTCGCGCCCACGCTCGAGTGCGCGACAGCGGCCGCACGGCCGGAGACCCGTCGTCGTGGTTGACGTCGAATTCCAAGTCCCACGGTCCCATTACCCACCGCGCAAACAGCAGCTGGGGCACACTTGTCACCCGCTGCTGCTCCACTGCCCTGCGCCGGTCAGCTAGCAGCCACAGAGAGTGGTATGGTATGTGAGCACGTCACGTTTCCTAATCCTCGCTACTAGTACGCGCGTGGCCCGGTCCGGCCGGCGGGCTCGACGTCGCGCCGCCAGAGCCTTTCTCTGACTGTTTGGCGCATGAGCAGGGGAGGCTTCTCCgttgtctccggcggcggcgcgtcgcGTTGGTGTTTGGCTGTGCTAGCTAGCTCGCTAGCCAGACCCGAGatgccgccggccgccgcgtcgTGGTCGTGGGCGTGCTGCGGCCGCCGGAGGAAGAGCGCCGGGGACGGCGACGGCCCCGGCGCGTCGGGGCGGGAGGGGGACCAGTGGACTCTCTTCATCGACCTGCCCGTGCTGGAGGCCGCCACCGCCGGCTTCTCCGACGGCAACCTGCTCGGCCGCGGCGGCTTCGGCCCCGTGTACAAGGCAAGCGACCTCCTCGCCGATCGTCTCCCTGCGCGCGCGTGCGCTTGGACCTTGGATCGATCGCTGATGAAAGAaatctgcatgcatgcatgtgcaggGCGTGCTGGATGGCGGGCAGGAGATCGCGGTGAAGCGGCTGTCGCTGGAGTCGCGGCAGGGGGTGCGGGAGTTCCTCAACGAGGTGCGGCTGCTGCTCAAGGTGCAGCACCGCAACCTGGTCTCCCTCCTCGGCTgctgcgccgccgccggccacAAGATGCTCGTCTACCCCTACTTCCCCAACGGCAGCCTCGACCACATCCTCTTCGGTCAGTCACCCCCGATCCCCATTTATCCAGCCTCTGCTTATACATCTTCAAACTTCAGAATTCGGTTCATTTTTAACTCGAATTGCGCGCTAAAACATGGGTGGATTTCATACTAGTTCAGATGAAAACTTCAGCTCTCTGTGTCCAATCTGAAAATCAAAATATCTGATCGATTTCAGTAGATTCAGTGGTGCCTAAAATTTCAATCGAAACGGACAACTGAATGTTCGTGTCAACAGCAGTTTGATTCAGTCTGTTGCAAGTCTTGAATTGATGTCAGCTAGTATTAAAGTTGGCCTTTGCGTGCTCATATAACAGCTGGTTCCAAGTATTATCATTGACCTTGACTGAATCAGAAGCAGAGTCCTGATTTCTTAACCCGGAAGGTTCAAATGTCACATCCACAGCAGACCAGTTCTTGATTAGGATTTATTCTTGTCAGCAAGCAAACCAGGTGCACTTGTGTATATACATAAAGATGCAAAATTACAGCAAAGGATTGGTGCGATTTGATTTAAAACGGAATATGCCTCTTGAGTCCACTGCACGAAAGGATCTCAAACACTAAGCTATCTGAGTTTATACCAGTGAAACATGAGAAAAACATAGAATTGGCAAAATTATCTTTGCAGTGTTTGTCAGGTATCTCAAAAGAATGAGCTTGTCTGAGTTCACTCTGTTCTGCAAAATCATTAAAAAAAAAAAATTACAGCTGCATAACAATCAATTCCTGCAAAGTAGATCAGTATGCAGCACACGGAAGAACTTTTTGGAGTTTGGTATGAGCACAATTTTAAGATTTAACATAAGCAGTCTGAATTTTTATATAAGCAGCATGTGCCAGTAAAATTACAATTTCCTAACAATCGATTCCTGCAAACTAGATCAGTATACAGAGCATAGAAGAGCTGCTCTGTTATCTGAACCTGCACTGAATTTGCTTCCTTTCAGACAGGAAGAAGAGGGTGCAGCTAGACTGGCCAAAACGGTACCAAATAATCCTCGGACTAGCGAGGGGCCTCCTCTACCTCCATGAAGAATCCCCGGTGAAGATCATCCACAGGGACATCAAGGCGAGCAACGTGCTCCTCGACGAGAAGCTGAACCCCAAGATCTCGGACTTCGGCATGGCGAGGCTCTTCCTCGAAGACGCCACGCACGTGAACACGTTCAGGATCTCTGGCACATAGTAAGCCCCAAACACATGTACCACTTCCATTCAATAGGTTTTTTATTATTGTGTAAATGAATAACAGGAAATGATGCGATTTTTGCAGTGGTTATATGGCCCCGGAGTATGCGATGAGCGGGTACTTATCGACCAAAACCGACGTTTTCAGCTTCGGGATGCTCGTGCTGGAGATCGTGAGCGGGAGGAAGAACATCGACCGGCATCTCGGCGACGAGAAAATCGACCTGTTGAATTACGTGAGCATCTCTCAttattcaaaaaaaaaagattGCATAACCTGCATTTTACATTTTCAATATGAAAAGAGTGAAAGTGATAACCGAACTGAAGAATTCATCTATGGTGAAACTTTCAGACATGGAAGCTGTCGGAGGAGGGCCGGTCACTGGAGATCGTGGACCCGGGGCTGTCCGGCTgggacgccggcgaggtggccatgTGCGTCCAGCTCGGGCTGCTGTGCTGCCAGGCCGTCGTGTCGGACCGGCCGGACATGTACAGCGTGCACCTCATGCTCTCCAGCGACTCCTTCACGCTGCCCAAGCCCGGGAAGCCGGCGGTCCACGGCCGGGTCGGCCGGTGGAAGAGCGCCACCGGCTCGGCGTCCAGCTCCGGCTCCGGCGCGAACACGAACACCACGTTCGCCACCGACACGACCAGGGCCTCCACGCTGGGGAACATTGCTGAAGATGAATCCAGGAACTCCATTTCCATATCCTTCACCACGGAGGGCCGGTAAAAAATGATACTCTAGTAAGAAATCAGACGGTGTAGTGATGGCGCGACCGTGCGAGTGAATGATGCACTCTAGATTAGTACAGGAGGCAGTGTTGTTAGTCTGGTACTCTGGTTGAATATATGTCGGTAGAATTTCATGCGTAGAAATAACCACGTGATGAACTGACTTATCTTTTTGAAGAATATCAGACAAATGAGTCCGGATGGTGTTTCCTATcgattgaactgcaaaaacgtcatatattttggtacggagggagtagtaaaaatggACGGTCCGATAGATACTGGAGACACTAGTGGGCTCCGGTTTTGGAACCTTCCATAAGCATCCAGTCCAGTTTTCTTTTACCCTTTTTTCTAGCTTTTCCATTTTCTCCTGTTTATAATATGTTtagaaatttcaaattttgttttcaAACTAGAAAATGCTGGAAAGTTCATattttatttggaatatttttagAATTAAAAATTTGTTTGCAACAtggaaaacttttgaaagtttcaaCATTTGTTCggattttttgaaattttcttggaaatttcaaattttgttcagaaatAGGAAATTTCAAAATGTGTTCAGAATTTACAAAATTTGatttataatttttaaaaaataagATATACAATATATTTGGAATTTTAATAAGCTGTTAAAAATATTTTTGATGTGCTTTTTAGAAATCTATTCGAAAAAAACACACTACAGTTATTTTTTAGCAAAAAAAACACTATAGTACATCTCACTACAGTGCCACGCGTCGCTATTGTTTTTTAATGGGTTGTCCTAGTTAGGGGTGCCCTGTGCAAAATGCTTCCTATTTTGCGCATTAATTAATAAACCTAGTGGATTATGCTCCACAAGAATTGACACATTATACTTGACGCAGAATGCGTCAAATAAAGGCTCCCGCAGGTCCTGGAATGCCAAAGCACCTGCTCCTATTAGTGGGCCATTTTCCGATGGGCCTTGATTGGGTGGACATTGCTCTGCTCTGACGATTTAACACATCTTATCTGAGCTACAAGGGCCATTCCAATTACTCAAAAATAATGAGCTAGCGGCATTCCATAGTTTAATACCGGAATTCCGCACTCattgccacccccccccccccccctagtagtGTGTGATTCCTTTTCGTCGCTAACAAGGACAAATTACAACAAATCACAGAAATCTAGCGACTTTACCTGCGCCACTACGACTgacttttttttatttcttttgttacGTGTGTGGTATTATACTAGCTTCTCTGGTGTTTTTCCCTTGATTTTCATTTTTTCCCaccttctttctttttattttcatttcttggGTATTATTTTCTGTCGAATTTTTTTCATGATTGTCTAACACAGTTCTCAAAAACTaataaaagttcacaaattttaaaaatgtctACTTACTAAATTTTAAGAAAATTAAATTCTCAAATACATGCACATTCATTAAATTTTAGAAATTTACCATAATGAATTGAAAACAATATTcataaaaaatatttgaaaataaCATAATTTTCTGATGTTTCTAAAAACATGAAAAAAAGTAAAATTGACAAAAAGCTTTCTGAAAATGGACATTTAAATTTTTTAACATTTTTATcaatttgagaacattttttggaaaagTAATAAAGTTTCTAAAATTTAATAACAATTATATATTTTAATAGTTTTTCAACCTTTCCGCTGCAGTTTTTATTTTTGAGAAATCGATTAGAAAATCTTGTGTATCTAAGAGAAATCCTGTGAAACGCGAAAACTATAGAGCGATGCGCAAATGAGCCAGCCCCGTCACACTCTTTGTGCGCTAGCCCAGAATTTTTACACACAGTGGCTCCGCAATAGTGTTGTATTGCCTGTAGGGCCCCTATATGAAGTCATTTACTATTACGTGGACCATTAAGTCCATCATTTTTGAGCCCACATGACCCAAATGTAATTCCTACTGTAATTTCTATTGATCAATAAAGTGAGTGTGTTCCCCCTAAAAAAATAAGTCCACAATTTTTTACTTGCAAAATTAAGTCCATAATTTTTAAT from Triticum aestivum cultivar Chinese Spring chromosome 3B, IWGSC CS RefSeq v2.1, whole genome shotgun sequence includes these protein-coding regions:
- the LOC123068340 gene encoding putative receptor-like protein kinase At4g00960 isoform X1, yielding MSRGGFSVVSGGGASRWCLAVLASSLARPEMPPAAASWSWACCGRRRKSAGDGDGPGASGREGDQWTLFIDLPVLEAATAGFSDGNLLGRGGFGPVYKGVLDGGQEIAVKRLSLESRQGVREFLNEVRLLLKVQHRNLVSLLGCCAAAGHKMLVYPYFPNGSLDHILFDRKKRVQLDWPKRYQIILGLARGLLYLHEESPVKIIHRDIKASNVLLDEKLNPKISDFGMARLFLEDATHVNTFRISGTYGYMAPEYAMSGYLSTKTDVFSFGMLVLEIVSGRKNIDRHLGDEKIDLLNYTWKLSEEGRSLEIVDPGLSGWDAGEVAMCVQLGLLCCQAVVSDRPDMYSVHLMLSSDSFTLPKPGKPAVHGRVGRWKSATGSASSSGSGANTNTTFATDTTRASTLGNIAEDESRNSISISFTTEGR
- the LOC123068340 gene encoding putative receptor-like protein kinase At4g00960 isoform X2; the encoded protein is MPPAAASWSWACCGRRRKSAGDGDGPGASGREGDQWTLFIDLPVLEAATAGFSDGNLLGRGGFGPVYKGVLDGGQEIAVKRLSLESRQGVREFLNEVRLLLKVQHRNLVSLLGCCAAAGHKMLVYPYFPNGSLDHILFDRKKRVQLDWPKRYQIILGLARGLLYLHEESPVKIIHRDIKASNVLLDEKLNPKISDFGMARLFLEDATHVNTFRISGTYGYMAPEYAMSGYLSTKTDVFSFGMLVLEIVSGRKNIDRHLGDEKIDLLNYTWKLSEEGRSLEIVDPGLSGWDAGEVAMCVQLGLLCCQAVVSDRPDMYSVHLMLSSDSFTLPKPGKPAVHGRVGRWKSATGSASSSGSGANTNTTFATDTTRASTLGNIAEDESRNSISISFTTEGR